A genomic region of Aspergillus oryzae RIB40 DNA, chromosome 1 contains the following coding sequences:
- a CDS encoding mitochondrial 37S ribosomal protein uS8m (predicted protein), translating to MSLVNLAHVCSHLNNATKARLGLTSIPNTQLHLKLCLALQNSGYISSVVRGGPTPPPQHTLLGVPSVNDEVEGVQSLTQSNVASRRLWLGLKYWQSDPVLGKMSMVSKPKRRITIDVADLREVIRGEKSGYVEGLRSPGESLYLSTDRGIMEARDVVAWNWMGLTRTNSRRISHEEIRAFA from the exons ATGTCTCTTGTCAATCTCGCCCACGTTTGTTCCCATCTAAACAACGCCACCAAGGCCCGCTTGGGTCTCACATCTATCCCGAACACCCAGCTACACCTGAAATTGTGCCTTGCTCTCCAAAACTCTGGTTACATCTCTTCGGTCGTCCGCGGAGGCCCGActccccctcctcaacaTACTCTTCTGGGTGTTCCCTCGGTaaatgatgaagttgaaggcgTACAATCGTTGACCCAAAGCAATGTCGCCTCAAGGCGTCTTTGGCTCGGGCTCAAGTACTGGCAGAGCGATCCTGTCCTCGGCAAGATGAGCATGGTTAGCAAGCCCAAGAGAAGGATCACGATCGATGTTGCAGACCTCCGAGAAGTGATTCGCGGAGAAAAGAGTGGATATGTGGAAGGCTTGCGGTCCCCCGGCGAAAGTTTATACCTATCGACGGACCGCGGTATTATGGAAGCGCGAGA CGTTGTGGCTTGGAACTGGATGGGACTGACTAGAACAAATAGTAGAAGAATAAGTCATGAAGAAATCAGAGCTTTTGCTTAG
- a CDS encoding uncharacterized protein (predicted protein), whose amino-acid sequence MPPLPGEERALTVFADIHYYFTAPTPKPLHHRFDKGSYLYLYHNAVQRKTRIEVANNPGTRDQDAFNGALDQVYLRHSTQFPTLCTLIVDGRPPSQGAQAFPPPANASPHEWLLPSTDPRGEDKELRLHTLDIYFWTSDDADNFLNLMENYLSPPQIETDRHPYPPPPQASVSTVVQQLENVAITDPAYQNGQTRNSQSEPTPSSPPPTQTFSIPSNLPPPPPLGGPPTTAQKTTNGTPPATEERNDPAQYTPLPYNPAAPAAPEPIQVREKTPPPIDGGDGTGLAAAAAVDSGAPFTPPSQITGGGGFASPPTSQGLPYTMPGSYASPPPSAGLTHSGSFSSRSSIQSPPSIPSYTPSFLAGVGGGHQSNSHQPVTMSFAPPPKDPNAHLYGQTQNLYGGQPQIQPASPPPPPIGGYSNYSYDKVAVQQPVANDYDIHRQLYRPTEAEVNSHSQKIAQKSIQNPGRPRNLEERAHRMESSVNRFLKKLEKKI is encoded by the exons ATGCCCCCGCTGCCGGGCGAAGAGCGTGCGCTGACGGT CTTTGCCGATATCCATTATTATTTCACAGCTCCGACTCCCAagcctcttcatcatcgattTGATAAGGGCTCctatctatatctttatcACAATGCGGTGCAGCGTAAGACGAGGATTGAAGTAGCGAATAATCCTGGAACTCGTGATCAAGATGCATTTAATGGCG CTCTGGATCAGGTCTATCTGCGCCATTCCACCCAGTTTCCAACGCTGTGTACACTAATCGTGGACGGCCGTCCACCATCACAGGGCGCGCAGGCGTTCCCTCCACCAGCAAATGCCAGTCCTCATGAATGGCTATTACCAAGCACTGATCCGCGTGGCGAGGACAAGGAACTACGTTTGCACACGCTGGACATCTACTTTTGGACTTCAGATGATGCGGATAATTTCCTCAACCTGATGGAAAATTATTTGTCTCCCCCGCAGATCGAGACAGACAGGCATCCATATCCGCCTCCACCTCAGGCTTCAGTCAGTACAGTTGTGCAACAACTAGAAAACGTGGCCATCACAGATCCGGCGTACCAGAACGGGCAGACTCGTAACTCTCAATCAGAACCTACACCTAGCTCCCCGCCCCCTACCCAGACGTTCTCAATACCAAGcaatcttcctcctccacccccgcTTGGTGGTCCACCCACCACAGCACAGAAGACGACCAATGGCACTCCGCCTGCtacagaagaaagaaacgaccCCGCCCAATATACACCTCTACCATATAACCCTGCGGCACCGGCCGCGCCTGAACCAATTCAAGTTCGGGAGAAGACCCCCCCTCCAATCGACGGCGGAGATGGAACCGGActtgcagcagcagcagcagtagaCAGTGGAGCACCGTTCacaccaccatcccagaTCACcggcggaggaggttttGCATCTCCCCCAACCAGTCAAGGGCTCCCATACACTATGCCTGGAAGCTacgcatcaccaccaccgagcGCCGGCCTAACGCATTCCGGGTCGTTCTCGTCTCGGTCGTCTATTCAGAGTCCGCCCAGCATCCCATCCTATACACCATCATTCCTTGCGGGGGTAGGCGGGGGTCACCAATCTAACTCCCACCAGCCAGTCACTATGTCATTTGCTCCGCCTCCTAAGGATCCCAATGCCCATCTTTACGGTCAGACCCAGAATTTATATGGCGGCCAGCCTCAAATTCAACCGGCGTCTCCACCGCCACCCCCGATTGGCGGCTACTCAAACTACTCGTATGATAAGGTAGCCGTACAGCAACCAGTGGCAAATGATTACGACATCCACAGGCAGCTGTACCGGCCCACTGAAGCAGAGGTCAATTCACATTCTCAGAAAATAGCTCAGAAGTCAATACAAAACCCCGGCCGGCCCCGGAATTTGGAGGAAAGAGCCCACAGAATGGAGAGCAGTGTGAATAGGTTCTTAAAGAAATTGGAGAAAAAGATCTGA
- a CDS encoding methionine aminopeptidase MAP1 (putative methionine aminopeptidase) — MAVETAPRKCMGVDCDKIAGTLQCPTCLKQGTDSFFCSQDCFKRSWSEHKTIHKAKSNILTNLFPPKVVSEPDPATGLFNPYPAYPFTGSLRPVYPLSARRTVPKTIPHPDYAKDGIPRSEQKFIGRHNITILNKEEQEGMRKVCRLAREVLDIAARELKPGITTDYLDEVVHKACVERNSYPSPLNYMHFPKSVCTSINETICHGIPDQRPLEDGDIINIDVTLYHNGFHGDLNETYYVGDKARSNPDAVRVVETSRECLDKSIELVKPGMLFRDPGNVIEKHAKSRNCSVVKSYCGHGINQLFHCAPNVPHYAKNKAVGTAKPGMCFTIEPMINIGTHRDRTWPDDWTSTTADGSLSAQFEHTLLVTEDGVEVLTARLPDSPGGPIPMPTVEEPSEAKTEA; from the exons ATGGCAGTGGAAACCGCGCCTCGGAAATGTATGGGAGTGGATTGCGACAAGATCGCGGGGACTCTGCAGTGTCCGACATGTCTTAAACAGGGCACAGATAGCTTCTTTTGTTCACAGGACTGTTTTAAACGGAGTTGG AGCGAGCACAAGACCATTCATAAAGCAAAGAGTAATATCCTCACCAACCTGTTCCCGCCAAAAGTAGTTTCTGAACCAGATCCAGCCACCGGCCTATTTAATCCTTACCCAGCCTACCCTTTCACTGGCTCTTTGCGACCCGTCTACCCACTTTCGGCCCGGAGAACAGTGCCTAAAACTATCCCTCACCCTGACTATGCTAAGGACGGTATTCCTCGATCAGAGCAGAAGTTTATCGGCCGGCATAACATTACTATCCTGAacaaggaggagcaggaaggTATGAGAAAGGTTTGCCGCCTGGCCCGTGAGGTATTGGATATTGCCGCCCGGGAACTGAAGCCTGGTATCACGACCGATTACCTCGATGAGGTGGTTCATAAAGCCTGTGTCGAGCGCAAT TCCTACCCATCGCCGCTGAACTATATGCACTTCCCCAAGTCTGTCTGCACGTCGATCAATGAGACTATCTGTCACGGTATCCCTGACCAGCGCCCACTTGAAGACGGCGACATTATCAACATCGACGTTACATTGTATCATAATGGCTTCCATGGTGATCTTAACGAAACCTACTATGTTGGAGACAAGGCTCGGTCAAACCCAGATGCTGTTCGAGTAGTAGAGACGTCTCGGGAGTGTTTGGATAAGTCAATTGAGTTGGTGAAGCCTGGTATGCTGTTCAGAGACCCAGGAAACGTCATTGAAAAGCATGCGAAGAGCCGTAACTGCAGTGTGGTCAAGAGCTACTGTGGTCACGGCATCAACCAGCTGTTCCACTGCGCTCCTAATGTTCCTCACTACGCGAAGAACAAGGCGGTGGGAACCGCAAAGCCTGGCATGTGTTTTACAATTGAGCCCATGATCAATATTGGTACCCACAGGGACCGTACATGGCCTGATGACTGGACCAGCACCACTGCCGATGGATCTCTGTCTGCCCAATTCGAACACACACTTCTGGTGACGGAAGATGGTGTTGAAGTACTGACTGCTCGTCTACCAGATTCTCCTGGCGGACCTATCCCCATGCCAACAGTTGAAGAGCCCAGTGAGGCGAAAACCGAGGCATGA
- a CDS encoding uncharacterized protein (C-3 sterol dehydrogenase/3-beta-hydroxysteroid dehydrogenase and related dehydrogenases), translating into MEKVLISGGAGFVGAAPPGPDHTVPDGVEFIKVDVTIQEEARKVIEQARPDVIIHAAGIVHALSERFGRRVEGHVWRTNAAKQSGVKGLYLHQFLLCVEVGIPLDICDVIQGSIVLKGSSDTVAACSLRPSVLYGPGDDRLVPAIHACIAKGKAPFIVGDGQNLWDVTYVTNVADAHVLAAENLMSSRTAAGEVFFTQNNERITFRDFCLAIWAHFGHTPPFEIHIPGTLAYLVGLSCGFLTWVFGTTNILSRGSVRDACSVRYASGERAKLILGYRPQVGIETDSSCPYLLMYLGLCSTYGDRITNAAGM; encoded by the exons ATGGAAAAAGTCCTGATATCTGGGGGAGCCGGTTTTGTCGGTGCAGCC CCGCCTGGGCCGGACCATACTGTACCAGATGGTGTCGAGTTCATCAAGGTCGATGTTACTATCCAGGAGGAGGCCAGGAAGGTAATAGAGCAGGCTAGACCGGATGTTATTATTCACGCGGCCGGAATTGTTCATGCCCTGAGTGAACGATTTGGAAGAAGGGTTGAAGGGCATGTTTGGAGAACTAAT GCCGCTAAACAGAGTGGAGTCAAGGGGCTTTATTTACACCAGTTCTTGCTGTGTG TCGAAGTCGGTATCCCGCTTGATATATGTGATGTAATCCAGGGGT CTATTGTTCTTAAGGGATCAAGTGACACAGTTGCCGCATGTTCTCTCCGGCCTTCTGTGCTATACGGACCGGGTGACGACCGGTTGGTCCCTGCAATACATGCATGTATAGCCAAGGGTAAAGCCCCGTTCATCGTCGGTGATGGCCAGAATCTGTGGGATGTGACATACGTCACCAATGTTGCCGATGCCCATGTTCTGGCTGCTGAGAATCTGATGTCTTCGAGGACTGCAGCCGGTGAAGTCTTCTTTACTCAGAACAATGAACGTATCACCTTTAGGGACTTTTGCCTTGCCATATGGGCTCATTTTGGCCACACACCCCCGTTTGAGATTCACATCCCGGGGACACTGGCTTACCTTGTTGGCTTGTCCTGTGGATTCTTGACATGGGTCTTTGGAACAACTAATATCTTGAGCCGCGGCAGTGTTAGGGATGCATGCTCTGTTCGTTATGCCAGTGGCGAGAGAGCAAAGCTGATACTAGGGTACAGACCCCAAGTCGGAATTGAAACTG ACTCCTCATGTCCTTATTTACTCATGTATCTAGGATTATGCTCGACCTATGGGGATCGAATCACCAATGCAGCAGGCATGTAA
- the lysB gene encoding homoisocitrate dehydrogenase lysB (isocitrate dehydrogenase, alpha subunit), giving the protein MAAARTLRIGLIPGDGIGREVIPAGRKVLESLPASLNLNFSFVNLDAGFDTFKQTGTALPDKTVETLKKECDGALFGAVSSPSTKVAGYSSPIVALRKKLDLYANVRPVKSTIGGGRNPVDLVIVRENTEDLYVKEEQTKDTPNGKVAEAIKRISENASFRISSIAGEIALRRQKIRDAASTTGLRTKPMVTITHKSNVLSQTDGLFRETARKALAAERFSSVEVEEQIVDSMVYKLFRQPEYYDVIVAPNLYGDILSDGAAALVGSLGLVPSANVGDGFAIGEPCHGSAPDIEGQGIANPIATLRSAALMLEFLGEEGAAAKIYTAVDANLDEGKYLSPDMGGKASTQEVLDDVLKRL; this is encoded by the exons ATGGCTGCCGCTAGGACGCTTCGCATAG GTCTCATCCCCGGTGACGGTATCGGCCGGGAGGTCATTCCG GCCGGTAGGAAAGTGTTGGAATCTCTCCCAGCTTCTCTCAACCTCAATTTCAGCTTCGTCAACCTGGATGCTGGTTTCGATACCTTCAAGCAGACCGGCACTGCCCTGCCCGACAAGACTGTCgagaccttgaagaaggaatgtGATGGTGCTTTGTTTGGAGCTGTCAG CTCCCCGAGCACCAAGGTCGCCGGCTACTCGTCCCCTATTGTCGCTCTCCGCAAGAAGTTGGACCTCTATGCCAACGTCCGTCCAGTCAAGTCTACCATTGGCGGTGGACGGAACCCCGTCGATCTGGTCATCGTCCGCGAGAACACCGAGGACTTGTAcgtgaaggaggagcagaccAAGGACACCCCCAACGGTAAGGTTGCGGAGGCTATCAAACGGATCTCCGAGAATGCCTCATTCcggatctcctccattgCAGGAGAGATCGCCCTGCGCCGGCAGAAGATCCGCGACGCGGCTTCCACTACGGGCCTGCGCACGAAGCCCATGGTGACCATCACCCACAAGTCCAACGTGCTGTCGCAAACCGACGGCCTCTTCCGTGAGACTGCCCGCAAGGCTCTTGCTGCCGAGCGCTTTTCCTCcgtggaggtggaggagcaGATTGTCGACTCGATGGTGTACAAGCTTTTCCGCCAGCCTGAGTACTACGACGTCATTGTTGCCCCTAATCTCTACGGTGATATCCTGTCCGACGGTGCCGCTGCCCTGGTCGGTAGCTTGGGTCTTGTCCCCAGCGCCAACGTTGGTGACGGCTTTGCCATTGGTGAGCCCTGCCACGGTAGTGCGCCTGACATTGAGGGTCAGGGCATTGCCAACCCTATCGCCACCCTGCGTAGTGCAGCCCTGATGCTGGAGTTCTTGGGCGAGGAAGGTGCTGCCGCCAAGATCTACACCGCCGTTGATGCCAACTTGGACGAGGGCAAGTACCTCTCCCCTGACATGGGTGGAAAGGCTTCGACCCAGGAGGTCCTTGACGACGTTCTGAAGAGGCTGTAA
- a CDS encoding DUF1769 domain-containing protein (predicted protein), protein MSDNETPKYRLKVTAGPSYDPSTHQLVPVNEDQTLRIENEHAITSLCVRIRDYTGYPDHSPKTSSYFNHPLHQSDQYSISFAIVFKQPVNANSLLFGNDFDRPIRDRLPPGFNAALRLVKWTIDPSLDGDAYADKPYLYGPAVASWNQFCIGEKIRKNDEVPGMHERVVEEGGEGSGLEVREQMGIPAGVNERRKYFQSEETRTGFEFEEGRAYWVDFGNPYLGFNDFSLHLPGITINVLPYINEDNHSLRYVLKNRDTDEVYLVVLFTLVLQGTDEEPLHKEETERMRKESKEQHEKNNGKLGRFEWEPEPSADDVE, encoded by the exons ATGTCAGATAACGAGACCCCTAAATACCGCTTAAAAGTGACCGCCGGACCCAGCTACGATCCCTCCACACATCAACTCGTCCCAGTCAATGAAGACCAAACCCTACGAATCGAAAATGAGCACGCAATCACGAGTCTCTGCGTCCGCATTCGAGATTACACAG GGTATCCGGACCACTCCCCAAAGACAAGCTCTTATTTCAACcaccctctccaccaatcAGACCAATATTCCATCTCCTTCGCCATTGTCTTCAAACAGCCCGTCAACGCCAactccctcctcttcggtAACGACTTCGACCGTCCCATTCGCGACCGCTTGCCGCCCGGCTTCAACGCCGCTCTTCGTCTCGTCAAATGGACCATCGATCCGAGCCTAGACGGCGATGCGTACGCCGATAAACCGTATCTCTATGGTCCGGCCGTGGCTTCGTGGAACCAGTTCTGTATCGGGGAAAAGATCAGAAAGAACGACGAGGTGCCGGGGATGCATGAACGGGTCGTGGAAGAAGGGGGTGAAGGGTCCGGACTGGAGGTCAGAGAGCAAATGGGGATTCCGGCGGGTGTGAATGAACGGAGAAAGTATTTCCAGTCTGAAGAAACTAGGACGGGATTCGAGTTTGAGGAAGGCAGGGCTTACTGGGTAGATTTTGGGAACCCTTACTTAGGGTTTAATG ATTTCTCGCTTCACCTTCCTGGGATTACTATCAATGTTCTTCCATACATTAATGAGGATAATCATTCGCTGCGGTATGTGTTGAAGAATCGGGACACCGATGAGGTTTACCTTGTCGTGCTCTTTACGCTTGTTTTGCAGGGAACGGATGAGGAGCCGTTGCATAAGGAGGAGACGGAGAgaatgaggaaggagagtaaGGAGCAGCATGAGAAGAATAACGGGAAGCTGGGAAGGTTTGAATGGGAGCCTGAGCCATCGgctgatgatgtggagtAG
- a CDS encoding uncharacterized protein (predicted protein) produces the protein MPDTGAHPGVRSLLARFENNNSSNQNTTSPPSRGRSPVGSEHSGSRPLSKVRASFIAVDGATQSGAVAGLRSASSRSDSPAAPPSRVRSFNSDDLNAPLKSPLSSPTSNGLDNEQTLSETRPGGMVETVITQVTSPEKGAKPQAKEAASPRKGSDSTSAVSAAPSPKKTQTVTKRPSTIQVDKVTPNQSASKSTSTTLKSAAHPRTPTSPAKPDHVKASKPARSPRPPATRDSPKGPTTKPSRSSLNTTTKTATRPVRSSMPARDATKLTATSATRTNQPEPRPPTKSARLPASATTTTLSSAARGGATGTTTGSLSRKPSSLKNATSGTHRTTTASSVRKQTSQPSLQRQPAHERPHSRVSNTSSKVVDEGFLARMMRPTASSASKAHEKVEVKSPPRSSRVTRAPVRPVASKTEAHKSRPTKEKSVARKPQENPQPVSTEKEEPQAKVVDPKEDTAHVNVIEPHAKVADEPVQAVVDSSVDIVEKERATEKRLEDLPVEPSMASESAPVGSSVELEQPI, from the coding sequence ATGCCGGATACGGGCGCTCACCCGGGTGTGAGAAGCTTGCTCGCCAGGTtcgaaaacaacaacagcagcaaccagAATACCACGTCCCCACCCTCCCGCGGTCGATCTCCCGTCGGTTCTGAGCACTCGGGTTCTAGGCCTCTGTCAAAAGTGCGTGCGAGCTTCATAGCTGTTGATGGAGCCACCCAATCTGGCGCCGTTGCTGGGTTGAGAAGTGCAAGTAGCCGTAGTGACAGCCCAGCTGCTCCCCCGTCGAGGGTGAGGAGCTTCAATTCAGATGACCTGAACGCCCCCTTGAAAAGTCCCTTGTCGTCCCCAACCAGCAATGGTTTAGATAACGAGCAAACCTTGAGCGAGACCAGGCCAGGCGGCATGGTGGAAACAGTGATCACACAAGTGACCTCGCCCGAAAAGGGTGCAAAGCCCCaggccaaggaagcagcGTCCCCTCGTAAGGGAAGCGACTCCACCTCGGCCGTTTCCGCTGCGCCATCCCCGAAGAAGACCCAGACAGTTACCAAGCGGCCATCCACCATCCAGGTGGATAAAGTTACACCCAACCAATCTGCGTCCAAGTCAACGTCTACGACCCTGAAGTCTGCCGCACATCCGCGGActccaacatctcctgcCAAACCCGACCATGTCAAGGCTTCTAAGCCGGCACGCTCCCCCAGACCTCCTGCTACCAGGGACTCACCCAAAGGTCCAACTACCAAGCCAAGCCGTTCATCTTTGAACACGACAACCAAGACCGCTACACGACCTGTCCGCTCTTCCATGCCGGCACGCGACGCAACCAAGTTGACAGCGACGAGTGCAACCCGCACCAACCAGCCGGAACCAAGACCGCCAACCAAGTCGGCTCGTCTGCCAGCTTCGGCAACTACAACAACTCTGTCATCGGCCGCTAGAGGAGGAGCTACTGGAACAACTACCGGTAGCCTATCCCGGAAGCCGTCAAGTCTAAAGAATGCGACGAGTGGAACCCACCGCACGACTACGGCTTCCAGCGTTCGCAAGCAGACATCCCAACCTTCTCTCCAACGTCAACCAGCACATGAGCGCCCGCATTCCCGAGTGAGCAACACTAGTTCTAAGGTGGTTGACGAGGGATTTCTGGCTAGGATGATGCGCCCCACCGCTAGTTCTGCTAGCAAAGCTCATGAGAAGGTTGAAGTGAAGAGCCCACCCCGGTCTTCCCGGGTGACTCGGGCTCCGGTAAGACCAGTTGCTTCCAAGACGGAGGCCCACAAATCGCGcccaacgaaggagaagagtGTGGCCAGAAAGCCACAGGAGAACCCGCAGCCAGTGTCtaccgagaaagaagaaccacAGGCAAAGGTAGTTGATCCTAAGGAGGATACTGCACATGTGAATGTTATTGAGCCTCACGCCAAGGTTGCGGACGAGCCTGTTCAAGCGGTTGTTGACTCGTCAGTTGATATAGTCGAGAAGGAACGCGCAACTGAGAAGCGGTTGGAGGATTTGCCCGTCGAGCCCTCGATGGCTTCTGAAAGCGCACCAGTTGGATCCTCTGTTGAGCTGGAGCAACCTATCTAA
- the bna4 gene encoding kynurenine 3-monooxygenase (kynurenine 3-monooxygenase and related flavoprotein monooxygenases), producing the protein MAQEPPRKQKVVIVGAGPVGSLAALYAAARGDDVEVYELRGDLRDPTTIPLNFTKSINLALSERGISSLKGSNRDGMIEKILNDAIPMHGRMIHGRDDGKLWEAAQAYDVHGQAINSVDRSTLNNALLDELERTPNVKLFFNHKLTGADFQSNRAWFERRAPGDTPLPGSSNRVPEIEVSFDYMIGADGAHSASRYHMMKYSRVDYQQEYIDTLWCEFRIPPSDTGDFRISPNHLHIWPGKEFMFIALPSPDKSFTCTLFAPAAHYAQLESSPQKLFLSFDANFPGVSPDLITPEDLQEQFKENPHLPLISIKAKPHHYGSNIVIVGDAAHAILPFYGQGLNAGLEDIRVLFDFLDKHDAFDLNASLTARRESRRAAFQAYTDQRTADAHAINDLSKQNYLEMRWGVKTPLYKIRKSIEEALDLYVPSLGWKTQYARVSFSTQRYSDVVKVVHRQGRILGYGFASAVISSITIAGILAWKIPGRLSPLPALQSTVQLLGHVWTKISPKNT; encoded by the exons ATGGCACAGGAACCTccgaggaagcagaaggtaGTCATTGTAGGTGCCGGTCCGGTCGGATCTCTCGCAGCCCTATATGCTGCCGCTagaggtgatgatgttgaagtgTATGAACTACGTGGAG ACCTTCGTGATCCTACTACGATTCCTTTGAATTTCACCAAGTCTATCAATCTCGCTCTGTCCGAACGAGGTATCTCGTCCCTCAAGGGCTCAAATCGAGATGGCATGATTGAGAAGATTCTCAACGATGCAATTCCGATGCATGGTCGTATGATCCACGGCAGAGACGATGGGAAGCTCTGGGAAGCTGCGCAGGCATACGACGTTCATGGTCAA GCCATCAACTCAGTAGACAGGAGCACGCTGAACAATGCCCTACTTGATGAGCTGGAGCGGACACCGAATGTCAAACTGTTTTTCAATCATAAACTAACAGGAGCTGATTTCCAATCAAACCGAGCATGGTTCGAACGTCGAGCCCCAGGGGATACTCCCCTTCCTGGCTCCTCCAACCGTGTCCCTGAGATCGAAGTAAGCTTTGACTACATGATCGGCGCAGATGGTGCCCACTCCGCCTCGAGGTATCATATGATGAAGTATTCTCGAGTAGACTACCAACAGGAATACATCGACACTCTGTGGTGCGAGTTTCGGATCCCACCATCGGACACCGGTGACTTCCGCATCTCGCCAAACCACCTGCATATCTGGCCCGGAAAGGAGTTCATGTTCATCGCTCTTCCGTCGCCTGACAAATCATTTACCTGTACTCTGTTTGCTCCAGCCGCCCACTACGCGCAACTGGAGAGCTCACCGCAGAAACTGTTCCTATCCTTCGATGCTAACTTCCCCGGTGTTTCCCCGGATCTGATCACCCCTGAAGATCTGCAAGAGCAATTCAAAGAAAACCCTCATCTCCCCCTGATTAGCATTAAAGCCAAGCCTCACCATTATGGCTCCAACATCGTCATTGTCGGAGATGCTGCTCACGCCATCCTCCCATTCTATGGGCAAGGTCTCAACGCAGGTCTTGAAGATATCCGGGTCCTGTTCGATTTCTTGGATAAGCACGACGCCTTTGATCTAAACGCAAGTCTCACGGCTCGCCGTGAATCGCGCCGAGCAGCATTTCAAGCATACACCGATCAACGTACGGCAGATGCGCACGCCATCAATGACCTCTCCAAACAAAATTACCTTGAGATGCGCTGGGGAGTGAAGACCCCACTGTACAAAATTCGTAAGTCAATCGAGGAAGCACTCGATCTCTACGTGCCTAGCCTTGGCTGGAAGACCCAGTATGCTCGCGTCAGCTTCAGTACACAGCGGTACTCGGACGTCGTCAAGGTGGTACACAGACAAGGCAGGATACTCGGCTACGGATTTGCATCTGCCGTCATCTCAAGCATAACTATTGCTGGAATACTAGCTTGGAAGATACCAGGCCGGCTTTCACCGCTACCTGCATTACAATCTACAGTCCAACTTTTAGGTCATGTTTGGACGAAGATATCGCCTAAAAACACATGA